Proteins encoded by one window of Burkholderia plantarii:
- a CDS encoding lysozyme inhibitor LprI family protein: MRTAGARRARALAAAVLALAGWLGAAAPARAEVAAADPIDVGMRQCLARRDRSSTVGQIQCMDEARAKWLTAVDDAFAQLNTVAPASAKRGWQESQRRWQLWRKDETLLAQAVYATTSGTMYAMASADMRIQPVRDRALSLRDAADRYAGPNGAADAVHRVRACSDDAACEHALFDLNRYYVKLQKRMPSRSRPMLVRAQRAWAGFRDATTPLISEQQRVDLIGARVATLKRFSETVNNK, translated from the coding sequence ATGCGCACCGCCGGCGCGCGCCGCGCGCGCGCGCTGGCCGCGGCGGTGCTGGCGCTGGCCGGCTGGCTCGGCGCGGCCGCGCCGGCGCGGGCTGAGGTGGCCGCGGCCGATCCGATCGACGTCGGCATGCGGCAGTGCCTCGCGCGGCGCGACCGGTCTTCGACGGTGGGCCAGATCCAGTGCATGGACGAGGCGCGCGCGAAATGGCTGACGGCCGTGGACGACGCGTTCGCGCAGCTGAACACGGTCGCGCCGGCGAGCGCGAAGCGCGGCTGGCAGGAGAGCCAGCGGCGCTGGCAGCTGTGGCGCAAGGACGAGACGCTGCTCGCGCAGGCCGTCTACGCGACCACCAGCGGCACGATGTACGCGATGGCGAGCGCCGACATGCGGATCCAGCCGGTGCGCGACCGCGCGCTGTCGCTGCGCGACGCCGCCGATCGCTACGCCGGGCCGAACGGCGCGGCCGACGCCGTGCATCGCGTGCGGGCCTGCTCGGACGATGCCGCCTGCGAACACGCGCTGTTCGATCTGAACCGCTATTACGTGAAGCTGCAAAAGCGCATGCCGTCGCGCTCGCGGCCGATGCTGGTGCGTGCCCAGCGCGCCTGGGCGGGATTCCGCGACGCGACCACGCCGCTGATCAGCGAGCAGCAGCGCGTCGACCTGATCGGCGCGCGCGTGGCCACGCTGAAGCGGTTCTCGGAGACGGTGAACAACAAGTAG
- a CDS encoding arginine/lysine/ornithine decarboxylase, which translates to MKFRFPVVIIDEDFRSENISGSGIRALAEAIEKEGVEVLGLTSYGDLTSFAQQSSRASCFILSIDDDELMLGETGPDGELPELATAILELRAFVTEVRRRNADIPIFLYGETRTSRHIPNDVLRELHGFIHMFEDTPEFVARHIIRETKVYLDSLAPPFFKELVKYADEGSYSWHCPGHSGGVAFLKNPLGQMFHQFFGENMLRADVCNAVDELGQLLDHTGPVAASERNAARIFSADHLFFVTNGTSTSNKIVWHATVAPGDIVLVDRNCHKSILHAITMTHAIPVFLTPTRNHFGIIGPIPRDEFKPENIRKKIEANPFAREALKKNPNAKPRILTITQSTYDGVIYNVEQIKDLLGDLLDTLHFDEAWLPHAEFHAFYQDMHAIGAGRARTGALVFATHSTHKLLAGISQASQIVVQDSENRTFDKHRFNEAYLMHTSTSPQYAIIASCDVAAAMMEPPGGTALVEESIAEAIDFRRAMRKVDAEYGDDWFFSVWGPDTLPDEGIGSREDWMLRPNDRWHGFGPLAEGFNMLDPIKATIITPGLDVDGEFGETGIPAAIVTKYLAEHGIIVEKTGLYSFFIMFTIGITKGRWNSMVTELQQFKDDYDNNQPLWRVLPEFVAQYPIYERVGLRDLCTQIHDVYRANDIARLTTEMYLSDMEPAMKASDAFAKLAHREIDRVPLDELEGRVTSILLTPYPPGIPLLIPGERFNATIVSYLRFARDFNERFPGFHTDVHGLVAEEVNGRVEYYVDCVRG; encoded by the coding sequence ATGAAGTTTCGTTTTCCCGTCGTCATCATCGACGAAGATTTCCGCTCCGAGAACATCTCGGGCTCCGGCATCCGGGCGCTTGCCGAAGCGATCGAGAAGGAGGGCGTGGAAGTTCTCGGCCTGACGAGCTACGGCGATCTGACCTCGTTCGCGCAGCAGTCGAGCCGCGCGTCGTGCTTCATCCTGTCGATCGACGACGACGAACTGATGCTGGGCGAAACCGGCCCGGACGGCGAGCTGCCCGAACTCGCCACGGCGATCCTCGAGCTGCGCGCGTTCGTGACCGAAGTGCGCCGCCGCAATGCCGACATCCCGATCTTCCTGTACGGCGAGACGCGCACCTCGCGCCACATCCCGAACGACGTGCTGCGCGAGTTGCACGGCTTCATCCACATGTTCGAGGACACCCCGGAGTTCGTGGCGCGCCACATCATCCGCGAAACCAAGGTCTACCTCGATTCGCTCGCGCCGCCGTTCTTCAAGGAACTCGTCAAGTACGCCGACGAGGGGTCGTACTCGTGGCACTGCCCGGGCCACTCGGGCGGCGTGGCGTTCCTGAAGAACCCGCTCGGCCAGATGTTCCACCAGTTCTTCGGCGAGAACATGCTGCGCGCCGACGTCTGCAACGCCGTCGACGAACTCGGCCAGCTGCTCGATCACACCGGCCCGGTGGCGGCTTCGGAGCGCAACGCCGCGCGGATCTTCAGCGCCGACCACCTGTTCTTCGTGACCAACGGCACCTCGACCTCGAACAAGATCGTCTGGCACGCCACCGTGGCGCCGGGCGACATCGTGCTGGTGGACCGCAACTGCCACAAGTCGATCCTGCACGCGATCACGATGACGCACGCGATTCCGGTGTTCCTGACGCCGACGCGCAACCACTTCGGCATCATCGGCCCGATCCCGCGCGACGAGTTCAAGCCCGAGAACATCCGCAAGAAGATCGAGGCGAATCCGTTCGCGCGCGAGGCGCTGAAGAAGAACCCGAACGCCAAGCCGCGGATCCTGACGATCACGCAGAGCACCTACGACGGCGTGATCTACAACGTCGAACAGATCAAGGACCTGCTCGGCGACCTGCTCGACACGCTGCACTTCGACGAAGCCTGGCTGCCGCACGCCGAGTTCCACGCGTTCTACCAGGACATGCACGCGATCGGCGCGGGCCGGGCGCGCACCGGCGCGCTGGTGTTCGCGACGCACTCCACGCACAAGCTGCTGGCCGGCATCTCGCAGGCCTCGCAGATCGTGGTGCAGGACTCGGAGAACCGCACGTTCGACAAGCACCGCTTCAACGAGGCCTACCTGATGCATACCTCGACGAGCCCGCAGTACGCGATCATCGCCTCGTGCGACGTGGCCGCCGCGATGATGGAGCCGCCGGGCGGCACCGCGCTGGTCGAGGAATCGATCGCCGAGGCGATCGACTTCCGCCGCGCGATGCGCAAGGTCGACGCCGAGTACGGCGACGACTGGTTCTTCTCGGTCTGGGGGCCGGACACGCTGCCCGACGAGGGCATCGGCTCGCGCGAGGACTGGATGCTGCGCCCGAACGACCGCTGGCACGGCTTCGGCCCGCTCGCGGAAGGCTTCAACATGCTCGACCCGATCAAGGCCACGATCATCACGCCGGGCCTGGACGTGGACGGCGAGTTCGGCGAGACCGGGATCCCGGCCGCGATCGTCACGAAGTACCTGGCCGAGCACGGCATCATCGTCGAGAAGACCGGGCTCTACTCGTTCTTCATCATGTTCACGATCGGCATCACCAAGGGCCGCTGGAACTCGATGGTCACCGAGCTGCAGCAGTTCAAGGACGACTACGACAACAACCAGCCGCTCTGGCGCGTGCTGCCCGAGTTCGTCGCGCAGTATCCGATCTACGAGCGCGTCGGCCTGCGCGATCTCTGCACGCAGATCCACGACGTCTACCGCGCCAACGACATCGCGCGCCTGACCACCGAGATGTACCTGTCGGACATGGAGCCGGCGATGAAGGCGTCCGACGCGTTCGCCAAGCTCGCGCACCGCGAGATCGACCGCGTGCCGCTCGACGAGCTGGAAGGCCGCGTGACCAGCATCCTGCTCACGCCGTACCCGCCGGGCATTCCGCTGCTGATTCCGGGCGAGCGCTTCAACGCCACCATCGTCAGCTACCTGCGGTTCGCGCGCGACTTCAACGAGCGCTTCCCGGGCTTCCACACCGATGTCCACGGCCTCGTCGCCGAGGAAGTGAACGGGCGCGTCGAGTACTACGTCGACTGCGTGCGCGGCTGA
- the dcd gene encoding dCTP deaminase — protein sequence MSIKSDKWIRRMAEQHNMIEPFVPDQVRASEDGRRIVSYGTSSYGYDIRCADEFKIFTNINSTIVDPKNFDEGSFVDFKGDVCIIPPNSFALARTVEYFRIPRTVLTVCLGKSTYARCGIIVNVTPFEPEWEGYVTLEFSNTTPLPAKIYANEGVAQVLFFESDEVCEVSYADRGGKYQGQRGVTLPKT from the coding sequence ATGAGCATCAAGTCCGACAAGTGGATCCGGCGCATGGCCGAGCAACACAACATGATCGAGCCGTTCGTGCCCGATCAGGTCCGTGCGTCCGAGGACGGCCGCAGGATCGTCAGCTACGGCACGTCGAGCTACGGCTACGACATCCGGTGCGCGGACGAATTCAAGATCTTCACCAACATCAATTCGACCATCGTCGATCCGAAGAACTTCGACGAGGGTTCGTTCGTCGACTTCAAGGGCGACGTCTGCATCATCCCGCCGAACTCGTTCGCGCTCGCGCGCACGGTCGAGTATTTCCGCATTCCGCGCACGGTGCTGACGGTCTGCCTCGGCAAATCCACCTACGCGCGCTGCGGGATCATCGTCAACGTCACGCCGTTCGAGCCCGAGTGGGAAGGCTACGTGACGCTCGAATTCTCGAACACCACGCCGCTGCCGGCCAAGATCTACGCGAACGAGGGCGTCGCGCAGGTGCTGTTCTTCGAGAGCGACGAAGTCTGCGAGGTGTCGTATGCCGATCGCGGCGGCAAGTACCAGGGCCAGCGCGGTGTCACGCTGCCGAAAACCTGA
- a CDS encoding superoxide dismutase family protein — protein MKQRIDRTTCVTACIVLAAMVPLNGCTSFASTHEKRADALLQPTFGSQARGTLTFVERPDGVQVTYNVAGLPPNTDHALQVHDRGDCNAVDGASAGPVFAPGADRLRAGARVAGDLGNIHADSNGVAAGFIVAPDVALDGVRSVLGRSVLIHRDAGDPAFPQHVAGPGLACGVVR, from the coding sequence ATGAAACAACGAATCGACCGGACGACCTGCGTCACCGCGTGTATCGTCCTGGCCGCCATGGTCCCGCTGAACGGCTGCACGTCGTTCGCGTCCACCCACGAGAAACGCGCCGACGCGCTGCTGCAGCCCACCTTCGGCAGCCAGGCGCGCGGCACGCTGACGTTCGTCGAGCGCCCCGACGGCGTGCAGGTCACCTACAACGTCGCCGGCCTGCCGCCGAACACCGATCATGCGCTGCAGGTCCACGACCGCGGCGACTGCAACGCGGTGGACGGCGCGAGCGCCGGCCCCGTGTTCGCGCCGGGCGCCGACCGGCTGCGCGCCGGGGCGCGCGTGGCGGGTGATCTCGGCAACATCCACGCCGACTCGAACGGCGTGGCCGCCGGCTTCATCGTCGCGCCCGACGTGGCCCTCGACGGCGTGCGCTCGGTGCTCGGCCGCTCGGTGCTGATCCACCGCGATGCGGGCGACCCCGCCTTCCCGCAGCACGTCGCCGGCCCGGGCCTGGCCTGTGGCGTGGTGCGCTGA
- the apbC gene encoding iron-sulfur cluster carrier protein ApbC — MSIDRATVDAALAALVDPNTGRPYAANKGLREVAIDGDTVSVSVMLGYPARSQHEEVRQRIAAALAAVPGVRAARVAVQQEIVAHTVQRGVKLLPNVKNIVAVASGKGGVGKSTTAVNLALALAAEGASVGILDADIYGPSLPTMLGIHGRPDSPDNQSMNPMVGHGLQANSIGFLIDEDNPMVWRGPMATSALEQLLRQTIWRDLDYLIVDMPPGTGDIQLTLAQRVPVTGAVIVTTPQDIALLDAKKGLKMFEKVGIPIIGIVENMSLHVCSNCGHEEHIFGAGGAARMAADYGVPVLGSLPLDIAIREQADSGTPTVAAAPDSTVAARYREIARQVAITIAERAKDMTSKFPSIVVQNT, encoded by the coding sequence ATGAGTATTGACCGGGCCACAGTCGACGCCGCGCTTGCGGCGCTCGTCGACCCCAACACGGGCCGCCCGTATGCGGCGAACAAGGGCTTGCGCGAGGTCGCGATCGACGGCGACACGGTTTCGGTGTCGGTCATGCTCGGCTATCCGGCGCGCAGCCAGCACGAGGAGGTGCGCCAGCGCATCGCCGCCGCGCTGGCAGCGGTGCCGGGCGTGCGCGCCGCGCGCGTGGCGGTGCAGCAGGAGATCGTCGCGCATACGGTGCAGCGCGGCGTGAAGCTGCTGCCGAACGTGAAGAACATCGTCGCGGTGGCCTCGGGCAAGGGCGGCGTCGGCAAGAGCACGACCGCCGTCAACCTCGCGCTCGCGCTGGCCGCCGAGGGTGCCTCGGTCGGCATCCTCGACGCCGACATCTACGGCCCGTCGCTGCCGACCATGCTCGGCATCCACGGCCGCCCCGACTCGCCCGACAACCAGTCGATGAACCCGATGGTCGGCCACGGCCTGCAGGCCAACTCGATCGGCTTCCTGATCGACGAGGACAACCCGATGGTTTGGCGCGGCCCGATGGCCACCTCGGCGCTGGAGCAGTTGCTGCGCCAGACCATCTGGCGCGACCTCGACTACCTGATCGTGGACATGCCGCCCGGCACCGGCGACATCCAGCTCACGCTCGCGCAGCGCGTGCCGGTGACGGGCGCCGTGATCGTGACGACGCCGCAGGACATCGCGCTGCTCGACGCGAAGAAGGGGCTCAAGATGTTCGAGAAGGTCGGCATCCCGATCATCGGCATCGTCGAGAACATGAGCCTGCACGTCTGCTCGAACTGCGGCCACGAGGAACATATCTTCGGCGCCGGCGGCGCGGCGCGCATGGCGGCCGACTACGGCGTGCCGGTGCTCGGCAGCCTGCCGCTCGACATCGCGATCCGCGAGCAGGCCGACAGCGGCACGCCGACCGTGGCCGCCGCGCCCGATTCGACGGTGGCCGCGCGCTATCGCGAGATCGCGCGGCAGGTCGCGATCACGATCGCCGAGCGCGCCAAGGACATGACCTCGAAGTTCCCGTCCATCGTGGTGCAAAATACCTGA